One region of Deltaproteobacteria bacterium genomic DNA includes:
- a CDS encoding helix-turn-helix transcriptional regulator codes for MKRLRKFRSDYDEFVSTPKRKKLVEKKYKELCLSEIIIALMEQSAISVRELAKEIGVSPTVIQGIRSGKHANITLNTLFELTSALGAKVQLEIGDKIITLRDKN; via the coding sequence ATGAAACGTTTACGAAAATTCAGAAGCGACTATGATGAATTTGTGTCCACACCTAAACGCAAGAAGCTTGTGGAAAAAAAATACAAGGAACTGTGCCTCTCAGAAATCATTATTGCCCTTATGGAGCAATCAGCCATTTCCGTGCGAGAGCTAGCAAAAGAAATAGGCGTATCTCCAACAGTAATACAAGGCATACGTTCTGGGAAGCACGCCAATATTACGCTCAACACTCTCTTTGAGCTGACATCAGCCCTGGGAGCAAAAGTGCAACTAGAGATTGGCGATAAAATTATTACGTTACGGGACAAGAATTAG
- a CDS encoding type II toxin-antitoxin system RelE/ParE family toxin produces the protein MSATRLVLYQGSAFTIEWFYDERGRSLAREFFLALPDSRKAAFLALARRLGDAGVIRDETKFRNEGDKIFAFKPQPERYLCFFFAGRKVIITNGFEKKSQKLSPQEKEKAVRAKKNYEHRVKNGSYYETFTKIQKRL, from the coding sequence ATGTCAGCAACTCGCTTAGTCCTCTACCAGGGATCGGCTTTTACAATAGAGTGGTTTTACGATGAACGTGGCCGAAGTCTTGCTCGCGAATTTTTTCTGGCGCTTCCCGATAGTAGAAAGGCTGCTTTTTTGGCGTTAGCTCGGAGACTGGGAGATGCCGGTGTTATTCGAGATGAAACAAAGTTTCGCAACGAGGGAGATAAGATTTTTGCTTTCAAGCCTCAACCGGAACGGTATCTCTGTTTCTTTTTTGCCGGTCGCAAAGTGATTATCACTAATGGATTCGAAAAGAAAAGCCAGAAACTATCGCCGCAAGAAAAGGAAAAAGCGGTTCGTGCCAAGAAAAATTATGAACATCGAGTAAAAAATGGAAGCTACTATGAAACGTTTACGAAAATTCAGAAGCGACTATGA
- a CDS encoding type II toxin-antitoxin system RelE/ParE family toxin — protein sequence MSVYAVEFVHSARKEFNKLPLKIQDRIVEALKVLSINPFSELLKIKKLKGQEQLYRIRIGDYRVLYEVRRTALVVLVVKIGHRREVYAKR from the coding sequence ATGTCTGTGTATGCCGTTGAATTTGTCCATAGCGCACGCAAGGAGTTTAATAAGCTACCACTTAAGATTCAAGATCGAATTGTCGAAGCCCTAAAGGTTCTGTCGATAAACCCTTTTTCAGAACTTCTAAAGATAAAAAAGCTTAAAGGGCAAGAACAGCTCTATAGAATTAGAATTGGAGACTATAGAGTTTTATATGAAGTTCGCAGGACAGCTCTGGTAGTGCTGGTTGTGAAAATAGGCCATCGTCGCGAGGTTTATGCTAAACGCTAA
- a CDS encoding DMT family transporter yields the protein MNSMTSRAPLILGFSGVILMLPSLNFESNETMGFFVAVGASLVFAILACFHKLFSALFTDYERSLLQYIFGLLFFLFLKEETSWDLAMVDWSILVTLGLACTAIAHTLWGIVNTKLPAKINASLYFFVPVYSALIAMIFLEEKLHFRTVLGASIIVVGYYWYQRVHARFIEGT from the coding sequence TTGAACTCAATGACGTCGCGCGCGCCGCTTATTTTAGGATTCTCCGGAGTAATTCTAATGCTTCCTTCTTTGAATTTTGAGTCAAACGAGACAATGGGATTTTTTGTTGCGGTGGGAGCGAGCCTCGTTTTTGCAATTCTCGCTTGTTTTCACAAGCTCTTTAGCGCACTGTTTACCGATTACGAACGATCGCTCTTGCAGTATATTTTTGGATTACTGTTTTTCTTGTTTCTTAAGGAGGAGACCTCTTGGGATCTAGCAATGGTGGATTGGTCTATTTTAGTCACTCTGGGTCTCGCTTGCACGGCAATAGCACATACGCTCTGGGGAATAGTGAATACAAAGTTACCGGCCAAGATTAACGCGAGCCTGTATTTTTTTGTACCGGTGTATTCAGCTCTTATCGCTATGATTTTTCTCGAAGAGAAACTCCATTTTCGAACAGTCTTGGGTGCAAGCATAATTGTAGTGGGGTATTATTGGTATCAGCGAGTCCATGCTCGTTTTATAGAGGGAACGTAA
- a CDS encoding methylated-DNA--[protein]-cysteine S-methyltransferase, with protein MNSFELPTVTCTFKSPFGPFFLTATTGGLVSLVFADSGAADSARTRRRTLPKKHLKTARQILRNSRTLLRDYFNGDLSALRRIKLDAIRGTEFQKSVWSAAKAIPPGSTSTYRNIAKTLGKPRAYRAVGNALKANPICLVIPCHRIISSTGKLAGYAGGTKRKVVLLQHEGAII; from the coding sequence ATGAACTCGTTTGAGCTGCCAACAGTTACTTGTACTTTCAAATCTCCATTTGGCCCGTTTTTTTTAACGGCAACCACTGGAGGCCTCGTTTCTTTGGTGTTTGCAGATAGCGGAGCTGCGGATAGCGCGCGCACCAGGCGTAGGACATTGCCAAAAAAACACCTAAAAACCGCACGACAAATATTACGGAATAGTAGAACACTTTTGCGGGACTATTTTAACGGCGATCTATCTGCGCTAAGACGTATAAAATTAGATGCTATTCGCGGCACAGAATTTCAAAAATCAGTATGGAGCGCAGCTAAAGCCATTCCGCCCGGCAGCACCAGCACATATCGCAACATTGCCAAAACTCTCGGCAAACCTCGAGCTTATCGAGCAGTTGGCAATGCCCTAAAAGCAAATCCAATCTGCCTTGTCATCCCCTGTCACCGCATCATATCATCGACAGGGAAACTTGCCGGTTACGCCGGAGGCACTAAGCGAAAAGTCGTCCTACTGCAACACGAAGGCGCAATTATATGA
- the ilvB gene encoding biosynthetic-type acetolactate synthase large subunit, whose protein sequence is MDSEGISDREGGGTENQRIRWQKLEPRVLSGAQAIVQALILEGVETIFGYPGGAIMPFYDALFDAKDKIRHVLVRHEQGAAHAAEGYARTSGKVGVCVATSGPGATNLVTGIADAMMDSVPLVCITGQVNSWALGSDAFQETDIIGITIPITKWNYQITSAVEIPEILAKAFCIAKSGRPGPVLVDITKDAMMALLDLDELKVNTFTPRVTSTLSSEDLAEAAALINGARKPYMLIGHGVALSNCAAEVLQLAEKADIPVASTLHGLSAVPTGHSLFVGMLGMHGNYGPNVLANNADVVMGVGLRFDDRVTSDASTYVNKAKIIHIEIDPSQVGKSVKADVAIIADAKQALAALLPMVHEAKHPLWREEFSKCQSVEHDNVISQAVNPHSSLPLHMSEVVNVLSECSAGEALVVADVGQHQMMTARYYKFSRPRSFISSGGLGTMGFALPAAIGAKIANPDREVVAIIGDGGFQMNIQELATIAQEGLGVKVLVLNNSYLGMVRQWQELFFERRYSFVQLKNPDFVGICRAYGIEGRRIAERSELVNGIEALLSAKGPYLLEAVVECEENVFPMVPAGASVQQMRLK, encoded by the coding sequence ATGGATAGCGAGGGGATATCTGACCGAGAGGGAGGCGGAACTGAAAATCAGCGGATTAGGTGGCAAAAATTGGAGCCACGTGTCTTAAGTGGTGCACAGGCGATTGTGCAGGCTCTCATTCTAGAGGGAGTAGAGACGATTTTTGGTTATCCAGGCGGAGCCATAATGCCTTTTTACGACGCTCTCTTTGATGCTAAGGATAAGATTAGGCACGTCTTAGTACGGCATGAGCAAGGTGCAGCTCATGCTGCAGAGGGGTACGCGCGCACTAGTGGAAAAGTAGGCGTGTGCGTAGCTACTTCTGGTCCAGGCGCAACAAATCTAGTTACCGGCATTGCCGATGCTATGATGGATTCGGTTCCATTAGTGTGCATTACTGGACAGGTCAATTCTTGGGCTTTGGGAAGTGATGCGTTCCAAGAGACCGATATAATCGGCATTACGATTCCCATTACCAAATGGAACTACCAGATTACGTCGGCGGTGGAAATACCTGAGATATTGGCCAAGGCGTTCTGCATCGCAAAGAGCGGAAGGCCCGGCCCAGTTCTCGTAGATATCACCAAAGATGCCATGATGGCACTGCTCGATTTAGATGAGCTTAAAGTTAATACTTTTACGCCTCGTGTAACGTCTACGCTAAGCAGTGAAGACCTGGCGGAGGCAGCAGCGCTGATAAACGGAGCGAGAAAACCATACATGCTCATTGGACATGGAGTTGCACTTTCTAATTGTGCAGCCGAAGTGCTGCAACTTGCCGAGAAGGCAGACATACCAGTTGCTAGTACTTTGCACGGCTTATCTGCCGTTCCTACTGGGCATAGCCTTTTTGTCGGGATGCTCGGCATGCATGGGAACTACGGTCCAAATGTGCTTGCAAACAATGCGGATGTAGTTATGGGAGTGGGTTTGCGATTTGACGATCGCGTTACTTCAGATGCTAGCACTTATGTCAATAAGGCAAAGATAATTCATATTGAAATCGATCCATCTCAAGTTGGCAAAAGCGTTAAGGCGGATGTGGCGATAATTGCAGATGCAAAGCAAGCACTTGCTGCATTATTGCCCATGGTGCATGAGGCGAAACATCCATTGTGGCGAGAGGAATTTTCGAAATGTCAGTCGGTCGAGCACGACAACGTAATTTCCCAGGCTGTCAATCCTCATTCCAGCTTGCCTCTACATATGAGCGAGGTGGTAAATGTTCTTTCTGAATGCAGTGCCGGAGAGGCCCTAGTCGTGGCGGATGTTGGGCAACATCAAATGATGACTGCACGGTATTACAAGTTTAGCAGGCCTAGGAGCTTTATTAGTTCAGGCGGCTTGGGAACTATGGGATTTGCCCTTCCCGCGGCTATTGGTGCAAAAATTGCCAATCCCGATAGAGAAGTAGTTGCGATTATTGGCGATGGAGGTTTCCAGATGAATATTCAAGAATTAGCCACTATTGCTCAGGAAGGACTTGGGGTAAAAGTACTGGTTCTAAATAACAGTTATCTGGGGATGGTGCGGCAATGGCAGGAACTGTTTTTTGAGCGAAGATATTCCTTTGTCCAGCTCAAGAATCCAGATTTCGTTGGAATTTGCCGTGCCTATGGGATAGAGGGCAGGCGAATTGCTGAGAGATCGGAACTCGTTAACGGCATCGAGGCATTGCTGTCGGCCAAAGGTCCATATTTATTAGAGGCTGTGGTAGAGTGCGAGGAGAATGTATTCCCCATGGTGCCAGCAGGGGCGTCGGTGCAGCAAATGAGATTGAAATAA
- the ilvN gene encoding acetolactate synthase small subunit, with translation MIKQYTISALTANAPGVLHRLASVLTQRRVNIESLNVKETETKGVSRFSIVVFVEESAIEQIVSRMRRVVEVFEVSAG, from the coding sequence ATGATAAAACAGTATACCATTTCTGCGCTAACTGCGAATGCCCCTGGGGTATTACATCGCTTAGCGTCAGTGCTTACGCAGAGGCGGGTTAATATCGAGAGCTTAAATGTTAAAGAGACCGAGACCAAGGGCGTTTCGCGTTTTTCTATAGTAGTGTTTGTAGAGGAATCTGCAATTGAGCAAATAGTTAGTAGAATGCGACGAGTCGTTGAGGTTTTTGAGGTGTCGGCAGGTTAA
- the ilvC gene encoding ketol-acid reductoisomerase codes for MAMIKFGETMENVVTREEFPLEKARRILENETIAVLGYGVQGPAQALNLKDNGFNVIVGQRKNSPSWNKALKDGWEENENLFDIAEACKRGTFICYLLSDAGQIQSWPVVKERLSEGKTLCFCHGFGVGFADQTGIVPPSNIDVVLAAPKGSGMSVRRLFVDGRGINSSYAIGQDFSGRALEKICAYGIGIGSAYLFETTFQKEVCSDLVGERGVLLGALAGIIEAQYNVLRRNGHTPSEAFNESVEELTQSLVPLIGENGMDWMYSNCSTTAQRGALDWLPKFRAAVEPVFEDLYRKVKSGEEARIVIEANNRPDYRQRLDAELSEMRNMEIWRAGEQVRKLRP; via the coding sequence ATGGCTATGATAAAATTTGGCGAGACGATGGAAAATGTTGTTACGCGAGAAGAGTTCCCATTGGAAAAGGCGCGAAGGATTTTAGAGAACGAGACAATCGCGGTTCTAGGCTATGGAGTTCAGGGACCAGCTCAAGCCCTTAATCTAAAAGATAACGGTTTTAATGTGATAGTTGGGCAGAGGAAGAATTCGCCATCTTGGAACAAAGCTTTGAAGGATGGATGGGAGGAGAATGAGAATCTTTTCGACATAGCAGAAGCTTGTAAGCGAGGAACCTTTATTTGCTACCTTCTTTCGGACGCCGGGCAAATTCAGAGCTGGCCGGTGGTTAAGGAGCGTTTAAGTGAAGGCAAAACGCTTTGCTTCTGTCATGGTTTTGGTGTTGGCTTTGCCGATCAGACGGGCATTGTGCCACCAAGTAATATCGATGTTGTGTTAGCGGCTCCTAAAGGTTCGGGCATGAGTGTTCGTAGGTTGTTCGTCGATGGGCGTGGCATTAATTCAAGTTACGCGATTGGTCAGGATTTTAGCGGGCGTGCATTGGAAAAAATTTGTGCCTATGGAATTGGCATTGGTTCAGCTTACCTTTTTGAAACGACTTTTCAGAAGGAGGTGTGCAGTGACCTAGTAGGCGAGCGAGGGGTTTTGTTGGGTGCATTGGCTGGAATTATCGAGGCACAGTACAATGTGTTGCGTCGCAATGGGCATACCCCCAGTGAAGCGTTTAACGAGTCCGTAGAGGAGCTTACCCAAAGTTTGGTGCCACTAATCGGCGAAAATGGTATGGACTGGATGTATAGCAACTGTTCTACGACGGCGCAGCGAGGAGCGTTGGACTGGTTGCCAAAATTTAGAGCGGCAGTTGAGCCAGTGTTTGAGGATCTGTATCGCAAAGTAAAAAGTGGCGAAGAAGCTAGGATAGTCATCGAGGCGAATAATAGGCCAGATTATAGGCAGCGATTGGATGCGGAGCTATCGGAAATGCGCAACATGGAGATATGGCGAGCTGGCGAACAGGTTAGGAAGCTAAGGCCTTAG
- the thrC gene encoding threonine synthase yields the protein MDLEVVKTKVDFTYFREAPSTVSKYLPFLPIKDYHRFVGLREGGTPLIKSKRIGVELGVKLYFKVESKNPTGSFKDRGSAVEISVARELGASGIAVASTGNMAASCCCYAAAAQIPCYVFVPKGVPTSKLAQVISYGGRVIQVEGDFNTAASLAKTVAEHLGLYLAGDYAFRIEGQKTAAFELVDQFFYQVPDAIFVPMGGGTNISAYAKGFREFFGLGLIEKQPRLIGVQASGASAIVDSFLKGEKLVEPLSKVDTICSAIGVADPLDGLKALDAIYASNGMGVKISDKEALFAHNRLAAEEGLFVECSSAVTLAALSKCCRDGSIGKGEKVVCVLTGDGLKDPQPLLDATPKATTIRPSLTDFLAFYKSEFLEEEAVTKPR from the coding sequence ATGGATTTGGAAGTGGTAAAGACCAAAGTAGATTTTACATACTTTCGCGAGGCTCCTTCCACAGTTTCTAAATATTTGCCGTTTTTGCCCATTAAAGACTATCACCGCTTTGTCGGATTGCGCGAAGGCGGTACGCCTTTAATTAAGAGCAAGCGCATTGGTGTTGAGTTAGGTGTTAAGCTGTATTTTAAGGTGGAGTCCAAGAATCCCACGGGCTCGTTTAAGGATCGCGGTTCGGCCGTAGAGATTAGCGTAGCGCGGGAGTTGGGAGCTTCCGGAATTGCGGTGGCATCTACTGGCAATATGGCAGCGTCATGTTGTTGTTATGCCGCTGCCGCGCAAATTCCCTGCTATGTGTTTGTTCCTAAAGGTGTGCCCACATCTAAGCTTGCCCAGGTGATTTCGTATGGCGGGCGCGTAATCCAGGTAGAAGGTGACTTCAATACTGCGGCAAGTTTAGCGAAAACGGTTGCAGAACATCTAGGGCTGTATCTTGCGGGCGATTACGCCTTTCGCATCGAGGGTCAAAAGACCGCAGCGTTTGAATTGGTAGATCAATTTTTTTATCAAGTGCCAGATGCGATCTTCGTTCCCATGGGGGGCGGCACAAATATTAGTGCTTACGCTAAGGGTTTTAGGGAGTTTTTTGGTTTGGGATTAATTGAGAAGCAACCGCGATTGATAGGTGTGCAGGCAAGTGGGGCATCGGCAATTGTAGATAGTTTCTTGAAAGGCGAAAAACTTGTCGAGCCGTTATCAAAAGTAGACACGATTTGTTCAGCAATCGGAGTTGCGGATCCGCTGGATGGACTTAAGGCATTAGATGCAATCTATGCTAGTAATGGTATGGGAGTTAAGATTAGCGATAAAGAGGCGCTTTTCGCCCATAACCGCCTGGCAGCGGAAGAGGGTCTTTTTGTTGAATGTTCGAGTGCTGTCACGCTTGCAGCTCTAAGTAAGTGCTGTCGGGATGGAAGTATTGGCAAGGGTGAAAAAGTAGTGTGCGTTCTTACTGGCGATGGCTTAAAAGATCCGCAACCATTGCTCGATGCGACACCTAAAGCAACTACTATTCGCCCCAGTTTAACGGATTTTTTGGCGTTTTATAAGAGCGAGTTCTTGGAAGAGGAAGCTGTTACAAAGCCTCGATAG
- the ilvD gene encoding dihydroxy-acid dehydratase, which produces MSINEYSSRITQCKSQGASQAMLYATGLSRDDMNKPQVGICSMWFEGNPCNMHLLDLSEKVKAGVTAEGLVGLRFNTIGVSDGISMGTRGMSYSLQSRDLIADSIETVMSAQWYDANISIPGCDKNMPGCIMAMARLNRPSLMVYGGTISAGCRDGKALDIVSAFQSYGEYVAGRIDEETRQDIVEKACPGAGACGGMYTANTMASAIEALGMTMPGSASTPAEYHEKLNECFAAGAAIKNLLERNIRPSDIMTREAFENAVVMVMVLGGSTNAVIHLIAMARAVGVKLSLDDFQVISNKTPYLADLKPSGRFVMEDLHKVGGVPSLMKYLLAEKLIEGSCLTVTGKTIAENLANVSDLVPGQEVINKTSEPIKSSGHIQVLRGNLAPDGAVAKITGKEGTSFKGMARVYDSEEAMLKGLECGEIKKGDVVVIRYEGPKGGPGMPEMLTPTSAIVGAGLAGDVALITDGRFSGGSHGFIVGHVTPEAQEGGSIALVQDGDIISIDARANALMLEVDDRELALRKERWRPPALKSTNGTLFKYVRTVKSASVGCVTDEA; this is translated from the coding sequence ATGTCTATTAATGAGTATAGCAGCCGTATTACTCAATGTAAGAGTCAGGGCGCATCTCAAGCGATGCTCTATGCTACTGGGCTAAGTAGAGATGATATGAATAAGCCGCAGGTTGGGATTTGCAGTATGTGGTTTGAAGGGAACCCGTGCAATATGCACCTGCTAGATTTGTCTGAAAAAGTTAAAGCAGGCGTAACTGCTGAAGGGCTGGTGGGTTTGCGTTTTAATACCATAGGCGTAAGCGATGGCATTTCCATGGGCACTAGAGGCATGAGCTATTCGCTGCAATCTAGGGATTTAATTGCAGATTCTATTGAGACTGTGATGAGCGCTCAGTGGTACGACGCAAATATTTCAATTCCAGGCTGCGACAAGAACATGCCGGGGTGCATCATGGCGATGGCTAGATTAAATCGCCCATCGCTAATGGTCTATGGCGGAACAATCTCAGCGGGATGTAGAGATGGTAAGGCTTTGGATATAGTTTCTGCCTTTCAGAGTTACGGCGAGTACGTGGCAGGGCGCATCGATGAGGAGACGCGCCAAGATATTGTCGAAAAAGCCTGTCCGGGTGCGGGCGCATGTGGCGGGATGTATACGGCTAATACAATGGCTTCTGCGATAGAGGCTTTAGGCATGACAATGCCGGGAAGCGCATCTACGCCAGCTGAGTATCATGAAAAACTAAACGAGTGTTTTGCTGCGGGCGCCGCTATTAAAAACCTACTGGAGCGAAATATTCGCCCTAGTGACATTATGACTCGCGAGGCTTTTGAGAATGCAGTTGTCATGGTCATGGTGCTAGGCGGTTCTACGAATGCAGTAATACACCTTATTGCAATGGCGCGAGCAGTTGGAGTTAAACTATCTCTGGATGATTTTCAAGTCATTAGTAATAAGACCCCGTATTTGGCTGATTTAAAGCCCAGCGGAAGATTCGTAATGGAGGATTTGCACAAGGTCGGTGGCGTCCCGTCGTTAATGAAATATTTGTTGGCCGAAAAGCTAATAGAGGGAAGCTGTCTAACTGTTACGGGAAAAACGATTGCGGAAAATCTTGCGAATGTTTCAGATTTAGTGCCGGGTCAGGAAGTTATCAATAAGACAAGCGAGCCTATTAAAAGCAGCGGGCATATTCAGGTATTGCGCGGAAATTTAGCGCCTGATGGAGCGGTGGCGAAAATTACGGGGAAGGAGGGGACTTCGTTTAAGGGGATGGCGAGAGTTTATGATTCGGAAGAGGCCATGCTAAAAGGCTTAGAGTGCGGTGAGATTAAAAAAGGAGATGTAGTTGTCATTCGCTATGAAGGGCCAAAGGGTGGGCCTGGGATGCCAGAAATGCTAACTCCCACATCCGCCATCGTTGGCGCTGGGCTGGCCGGCGATGTGGCATTGATAACGGACGGCAGGTTTTCAGGCGGTTCGCACGGATTTATAGTTGGGCACGTGACTCCCGAAGCGCAAGAGGGGGGTTCAATTGCGCTGGTGCAGGATGGCGATATTATTTCAATTGATGCGCGGGCAAATGCGTTAATGCTTGAGGTGGACGATCGCGAGCTCGCGCTTAGAAAAGAAAGGTGGAGGCCTCCAGCGCTTAAGTCTACTAATGGCACCCTTTTTAAGTATGTGAGAACTGTTAAGTCAGCGAGTGTGGGATGCGTTACGGATGAGGCTTAG
- the thrA gene encoding bifunctional aspartate kinase/homoserine dehydrogenase I, translating into MLRKVIKFGGSSVGSTEAIKKVTEIVASMRGEERPLAIVVSAFEKITDQLISAAKVAASGDVAYKDISQTIVDRHRLVADFFFNCERRTQILNALNSTLAELEGILYGIYLVREASLKTLDMVMSFGERCSAFLISEIFKDNAIQADYLDARILVRTDERFSKAKVDVDTTYENIRNYFESRQGLQVVTGFIGATLRGDTTTLGRGGSDYSASIFGAALGVEEIEIWTDVDGVMTADPRKVEKAFSIDQMTYEEAMELSHFGAKVIYPPTMQPALAAHIPLRIKNTFNAEFPGTLISEKNIVSQQVVKGVSAIDEISLLRIEGSGMVGVPGVSHRLFGALARKEVSVILITQASSEHSICIAVLPEFELIAREAIEAEFALEIQAGQIDEVVVEGNLSIVAAVGENMRHSPGIAGRLFQALGKNGVNIVAIAQGSSELNISAVVSKKDQAKALNVIHEAFFLSDKKRLNLFLVGPGKVGSKLLEQMAEQEGAMLSEQCLEIRLIGVADSNKMLFVPKGVAFANWKKDLNSSTEAMDITQFVKKMRAANLPRSVFVDCTADDNIAAAYKDILSASIAVVTPNKKANSRSWSEYKALKNAAIKSNTKFYYEANVGAGLPVISTLRDLLLSGDEVIKIEAVLSGTLSFIFNAFTGERGFTDVVKEARDKGYTEPDPRDDLSGMDVARKILILAREIGIALELSDVEVENLVPAECRNCSTVEEFFGELSQRESIFDDRLARAKQRGEKLCYIASLANGRATVLLRSIGPEHPFYSLAVGDNVISFLTKRYCERPLVVRGPGAGTDVTAAGVLADIIRLSD; encoded by the coding sequence ATGCTGCGGAAAGTAATAAAATTTGGGGGTTCATCGGTAGGTTCTACTGAGGCTATTAAGAAGGTTACAGAAATAGTGGCTTCGATGCGGGGAGAGGAGAGGCCGCTAGCGATAGTGGTGTCGGCCTTTGAGAAAATAACTGATCAGCTAATATCTGCGGCAAAAGTAGCCGCAAGTGGCGATGTCGCTTATAAGGATATCTCACAGACAATTGTCGATCGACATCGCCTAGTGGCGGATTTTTTTTTCAACTGTGAAAGGCGAACTCAGATACTCAATGCTCTAAATAGCACACTGGCGGAATTAGAGGGCATTCTTTACGGAATATATCTGGTGCGGGAAGCCTCCCTTAAAACGCTAGACATGGTGATGAGTTTTGGTGAGAGGTGTTCAGCGTTTTTAATAAGCGAAATTTTTAAGGATAATGCCATCCAAGCCGATTATCTGGATGCTCGCATATTAGTGCGCACAGATGAGCGCTTTTCTAAGGCCAAAGTGGATGTTGATACGACTTATGAGAATATTCGCAATTATTTCGAGTCACGGCAGGGACTACAGGTAGTTACCGGCTTTATCGGAGCGACGCTTAGGGGCGATACTACGACATTGGGGCGCGGTGGATCTGATTATAGCGCATCTATTTTTGGGGCGGCGTTGGGTGTGGAGGAGATTGAGATTTGGACAGATGTCGATGGAGTAATGACTGCCGATCCGCGAAAGGTTGAAAAGGCATTTTCAATTGACCAAATGACTTATGAGGAGGCGATGGAGCTTTCTCATTTTGGCGCCAAAGTCATTTACCCTCCCACTATGCAACCCGCACTGGCGGCTCATATACCCTTGCGGATTAAAAATACGTTTAACGCTGAGTTTCCGGGGACGCTGATTTCGGAAAAAAATATCGTATCTCAGCAAGTCGTAAAAGGCGTGTCTGCCATTGATGAGATTTCGTTACTTAGGATTGAAGGCAGCGGAATGGTTGGAGTGCCTGGTGTTTCCCATAGATTATTTGGGGCGCTGGCGCGCAAGGAAGTAAGTGTTATTTTGATAACGCAGGCATCGTCCGAGCATTCTATATGTATAGCAGTGCTGCCGGAGTTTGAGTTAATAGCTAGGGAGGCGATAGAGGCTGAGTTTGCGCTAGAAATTCAGGCGGGACAAATTGATGAGGTCGTGGTGGAAGGCAATCTTTCAATTGTTGCGGCAGTCGGCGAGAACATGAGGCACTCGCCTGGAATTGCTGGACGATTGTTTCAGGCGTTGGGAAAAAACGGAGTTAACATAGTAGCTATTGCCCAAGGTTCTTCTGAACTAAACATTTCGGCAGTGGTGTCGAAAAAAGATCAGGCCAAGGCTTTAAATGTCATACACGAGGCGTTCTTTCTTTCGGATAAGAAGCGACTAAATCTCTTTTTAGTTGGGCCAGGCAAGGTGGGGTCTAAGCTGCTTGAGCAAATGGCGGAGCAGGAAGGCGCAATGCTTAGTGAGCAGTGTTTAGAGATAAGACTGATTGGTGTTGCCGATAGCAATAAAATGCTGTTCGTTCCTAAGGGAGTAGCATTTGCAAATTGGAAGAAGGATTTGAATTCTAGCACTGAGGCTATGGATATCACTCAATTTGTTAAAAAGATGAGAGCTGCGAATTTGCCTAGGAGTGTTTTTGTGGATTGCACCGCAGATGACAATATTGCAGCGGCGTATAAAGATATTTTGTCCGCAAGCATCGCCGTGGTTACGCCAAATAAGAAGGCTAATTCTAGGTCTTGGAGTGAATACAAGGCGTTAAAGAACGCGGCAATTAAGTCGAACACTAAGTTTTATTATGAAGCTAATGTTGGTGCGGGATTGCCAGTGATTAGCACGCTAAGAGATCTTTTGTTAAGTGGCGACGAGGTAATTAAAATAGAGGCAGTGCTTTCGGGAACGCTGAGCTTTATTTTTAATGCCTTTACGGGGGAGCGCGGCTTCACTGATGTGGTCAAAGAAGCTCGCGATAAGGGTTATACTGAGCCCGATCCCCGCGACGATTTAAGCGGAATGGATGTTGCTAGAAAGATATTAATTCTCGCCCGGGAAATAGGTATTGCTCTAGAACTTAGCGATGTCGAAGTAGAGAACTTGGTTCCCGCAGAATGTCGCAATTGCTCTACGGTGGAAGAGTTTTTTGGTGAATTGTCCCAGAGGGAGAGTATTTTTGACGATAGACTGGCTAGGGCTAAGCAGCGAGGCGAGAAGTTATGCTATATCGCTAGCTTGGCGAACGGTAGGGCGACGGTTTTGTTGCGCAGCATTGGGCCAGAGCATCCGTTTTATTCGCTGGCGGTAGGAGACAATGTCATTTCTTTTCTCACTAAGCGATACTGCGAGCGGCCCTTGGTGGTAAGGGGCCCCGGTGCGGGCACTGATGTTACCGCGGCAGGGGTTTTGGCAGATATTATTAGGTTATCGGACTAA